The nucleotide window GTAAAAAAATGACAGAATCTACACCATACTTACTTTGGGACGAAACCATTTAGCCTTCTTTCTATTGCCCTGAGCAAGTTGATGAACCTCTAAAGCTCTGTGtcaaccaaattaaaaaaatcatcaaagttATACATTTAGTGTTGTAGGAAGTAATATATCAAATACAACGTAAAATATACATTTACTTTGACACAATATAATCTTAATCATTCCTTCATTAAGATCTCGGTGCATTAATTGAACAAAGGACAACTAAACTATTGTCTTTGGGACAAATAATTATTAACTGCCAGTGTACTCTGCACACGTAGAAGAGCAATTGTTTGGAGAGTATGCAATTCATTATAAGGAGTTTTTCAGTTTCAAATATAAGAATGACTTTGttagatattttctttttgatataTTCAAATGGATGAAAGTATCTATACAAAAGGAGACACCGAAAATATAGATATATGACTTAAATTTTATCatgttattgtatttttatactCTATTAATTTGAATCAATCAAtatatcgtttttttttttttaaagtcatGGGTACAAGTATGGCTGTGCTTTTCTCCTAGTTTGAATCCTTTGTCGGTTTATCATTTTCTACAATTAATCATCATGTACAGGATTACACCTCAAgatcatttaatttttctttttaatttcttttagtaCTTTTATAATTTAACTAAAGCTAAAATTCTTCCATTggttctttatctttatctttatttttatctttcttctttaccTTTTGTAGCACATGTCTGGCCAATTGAAACACAAAAACTAACTTGAAATGAactttgataaaaaagaaaaaactttaaaatgggTCTTAAATTTACACTGCATGACACTAAATTcatctaataaataaataaagattaaaagAATCAACTAGATTAACCTGTCAAAAAGGATTAAACTCTcacaatataataaattaatattcaaattttagATAGAAGTATTCAAGTGCATATGTCTCAAATATGATTTTAcagacctttttaaaaaaaacactttgcccacatttaaatatgaatttgaatgtacacaaaaaataataattttatgtcGCCTAAAAGTGTAGtatcaatcaaataattaatgtaccCTAGAAGTATACTCTTTCtaaaacatgtcaaaattttAGAAGAGAGATGAAAAATAACACCAAAACTAGAAATGCgtttttcttgtgttttagTGAATAAATAACACCAATAGTTTTAGTGAATAAATGTTcaattaatgttatatattttaggctaaattgcattttttgtccgtTAACTATTTAAGtagtatcactttggtcccttaattaaaattcgatttattttggtccattaactttgttacacattttggtcctttccagtagttttaattcaaaaacgttaggttttcttcatctttttttcctctttttcatcttcatatcatctccatcaactttcaacaacaagaatcctagAAAAATtctagaagaaaatgaagaaaacctaacgttgttgaattaaaactaaccataaggaccaaaatgtgtaacagagagaagttaagagaccaaaataaatcaaattttaattaagggaccaaaaatgcaatttagtctatattttaaaaatgtgtatatttatATCACGTATTTATACCAAAACAATAGTAATGAACATTGTCATTTATTATAGTAAATGGAGATGATCTCTCGTGGTTTGAATTAGCTTGTTAGGTATATatcataaatttttctcataaaCGATAGCATTAATCCATTAAGCCACCTTAGGCTACATTAAGCCACCACCTTGCTCTCTATGATTCCATTGAAACATGGTACAAAAACACTTCCCCGtgaatctttcttttttgtgtcCCTATAACTACATCATATAAAGAGATTAAAAGGACCCACCATGCAAGAGAGTTAAAAATCACTCTTTTGACAAGAAGTATAAATAAAGATAAGAGAGATTAAAAGGACTCACCATGCAGGAAGTAAAGAATCACTCTTATGACAAGaagtataaataaatactcCCTTTCTATGCttaatataagaaataaaaaaaaattaaaaaaaattcaaaatcaacacgttcattaattaatgtaattttttgaatatttttacaaatatatccTGATAAAAATTGTGAAACATTAATATACCCactaatatgaaaaatataaacattaaatgGAGGTagaaatgttgcgattttgactcATTCAACGCTGACGTGGAACCCAAATcacttaagtgaggtgccacatattatatatattttttaaattattgccAGCTGGATTTAATAAAacgaataaaaaaataaaaaaaaattattttttttcaatttaaaaataaataaaaggaaataaaaatggaatgacatttaaacaaaaaaaaaactcagaaaaaaaataaataaattcttccTTCCTCGtcatcttctttcttccttCCTCTTCAACACacttcttcataaaaaattcaaaaacaactaTGGATCAGGCATTTCTTCATCAATaacacatcatcaacaacacataCTCatccctcaacaaaaaaaaaaaaaaaaaaaaacaacacataCTCATATAATAAATTCTCCTTTAAAATTGTGACATTTTCTTATCAAttggaccaaaaaaaaattttaaaaaaaattttcttataataaggaccggagggagtagagTATATCAAATAGAATAACatgataaaatctaagtcaTCAGAATAttaatgcttaaaaaaaaagtgtatgaacttgtataataatgtatttggtccatatattattgacaaaatacatcatttattcgataaacctaaaaagttgattattgcttataataatgaccggaTGAAGTATATGTTAAATAGCATCTTCCTTCTTCTGGGTGTGAGTCTATCATATGCTTCGATTGTCGTTGGAAATACTCCTTTTGGTCTTTGTTATACTcaatttgtttcaaattatatatcattttaattagcaaaaagaaaattattctaaatatgtcattttacaatatcaataaatatttaatgtttattttcccattaatatatttcttaatatatgtaaaattcataaaatgatTTGAAACAGCAAAAGTAAatagaaaaaccaaaaaaacatcaaaaacagTGCAATCatttaatagtattttttacATGGTTTTTGTGAAATACTATTAAATGATATCATAAGACAAgtattaaataagaaaaatgaaaatcattttgaaaatcTTCATATAAATAAGGACACAAGGGAGTGCCGTGCCATAAGACTTGAAACCTAATTCCAAATACCAAGCTTTTCATTCTCTTGCTGACTCTGAAGATGTCATCCTCCTGCTTGGTGAATGATATCAATGCGATGCTCCACACAGCACATCCACCTTCAACAGATGAGTGTTGCATCTACAAGGTCCCCTATGTTATTCGCAGGCACAACAAAGACGCATACACCCCCAAGGTCGTTTCCATTGGCCCCTTTCACCATGGTCACCCCCAGCTCCAAAACATGGAAAGTCAGAAACTCATTTACTTCAAGGATTTTCTCCAAAGAACCAAGGCATGTTTAAACGACTTAGTTGTCTACATAGAATCTATCTTATCTGATTTCAAAAGTTGTTATTCTGAAACCCTACCATTTTCTCATGATGAACTTGTTAAGTTAATCTTAATCGATTCCGCTTTTataattcaacttttttggACATCCTGTTATGAAGGGGAGCTCTTTAAACCTTGGTTAGGTACTGGTATAATACACGATTTATGGTTACTTGAAAATCAGCTTCCCTTTTTCGTTATTGAAAAAATTTACAGTCTTTCATTGACTAATGTTCCCAACACTATGATCCATTCTTTTCTTAAACTCACTATTCATTATTTTGGTTATtacaataaatcaaaattggattttgataaGGGTGATATTAGTATAAGGCACTTCACTGATCTGATTAGGATATTTCATTTGCAACATCCTATTGAAAGTCGGCCGAGTAGAGTTGTAGAATGGATAAAACATCTACCGAGTGCAACTGAGTTGTTAGAAGCTGGAGTTAGGTTTAAAGTGAACACTGAAAGTAAGTGTTTACTTGACTTGAGGTTTTCGGAAGGAGTTCTTGAAATTCCTCAATTAAAAGTTCAGGATTCAACCGAAACTTTATTTCGGAATATGGTTGCTTTGGAGCAGTGTCATTACCCTGAGGAGTCATATATTgctgattatgttgttgttttggattACATTATAAATACTGGTACCGATGTGGATATACTTGTTCGGAGGGATATACTAGATAATATGCTTGGAGAAAGTAGTGATTCTGTGGCTAACAGGTTTAATGGTATTTGCAAAAATGTTGTATATTCTAATATCAGTTCTCAATTCTCTATTATTGGCAAAGAAATAAATGCATTTTGTAGTAATCCTTGGAATAAGTTGAAAGCCACTCTGAGGCGTGATTATGGCAAAACTCCTTGGCAAACTGCTGCTTCCATTGCTGGAATCGTACTCCTTGCTCTCACTTTACTTCAAACAGTTTGTTCTTGCAAGTAGTACAACAACCTAATGCTTTGCAAGTTTGTTCTCAGGCGTGATTTCTTTCATTGTTGAgttcataattattattattattatcaatgtaCGTTGTTTGTTTCAATGGTTTCATTAATCTCTTTGTGTTGCATTAGATTGAAATTGTAATTTCATATAAATGGGTGTTCTGCTAAATAAAAAAGCAACTTGATCATGTTGTATTGTTGTTGAACAAAATTGGTCTGATAGTGTTGTTGGCAAAATCTAGGGGTGCAGGTAGAAATTCCTAACTAATGTCGCGTCTCACATGTGTTTCGTTCCATGGTGATAAAATACTGTTtttgaattaattgattttatagAAATGATTTTGGTGAAAGTGACTttaatgtatcatgatttatgtttggatatctTGATTGAAAAGTGATTTTTCATAATTCAAGTTGTTTGGAGAATTTAgatcaaaattacttttaagaGTGAATTTATCAAAACTAGTTTGAATGATTAAAAAAGAAGAGGAACATCCATAAAATAAGTGAAAAGGTTGATAGAGTGATGGATCACTTACTCGGAGAGTCTAACACTTGATTGATAGATGTTGttgtgtcaagtgtgagttaatATTTCAAGTTGTATGAAATAGTAGATGTTGTACAACGAGTgaataggcaaaaaaaaaaactctgaaATCGTAAATTTCGTCAAAAACAACCCTAACTTttaagaaacttaaaaaaaaaaaaaatctctgaAATTGTCAAACGTTAGTCAATTACCCCTTCGGTTTGTTTTGTTAGTTAAACCTTTGTAACGTGGCAGTTAACGGGACATGTGGCACCTCCACGTATATTGAACGTTATGCCACGTCATAGGGagcaattgattttcttttcttttctttttttttttttggctttttttcccttatattttttttgtctaaaagcTGTGTGTGATTATAAAAATAGGCAACCCCCGCCCAAAATTTAACACTTTATACgcaaatatcaaatttaaaactttGTAGCAAATATGTAACTATCTAATCATAAAAGATACAACATCAGTATTGAGAGACAAGCAAATTATGTCTACTATGctacaaaatgtcaaaaatataaataattgcAACATATGATGGCAATTCTTTTGTCAAGGTACAATATCTCATTATTTTACATCATTTGTCAAACCTCCAATATGAAGACAAtgttaaaagaagaaaagtatAAAAAAGAACTAAACAATGATTCTGGCACCAAATTAATCACCAAAGATAATATgtcaaattataaataaaatggcAACAAACGATTCTGAATTATAACTatgaataaaaacaacaaatgtaCTAAAAAGCAATGAACAAATGTAACTAATGtcaaattttaaacaattttcataactAAGATTTTAAATTGAATTAGTTAAAACTAAAACACTACATGACAACAGGCTCTCCCTCCTTTGCCTTTTCCTCAAGCTCTTGTCACTTTTGTTGTTGAGATGCCATAATTTTTCCTCACACAAACTCacataaatataattttgttttgtaagtAACGCAAAACGATTActttaaattaacaaaaaataaaataagcaaaGCAAGCCTAGTCCTCATCATGCAACGAGAGTATCTAATTTGTGACATTAAAACACCCATGACCCTATTATGataaatatcttattttaagCTTATAGCACAAATGCTTACCATGACAATTGCTTGTATAAAAACTATTTCCTTAGctaaagataaaatatagttAAATAGTTTTTGTATAACTTAGAAGTTTAAAATTTGAAGGGAATATTtgcacataaattttaaatttgagggagATATTTACCAcctaagtttaaaaaaaaattctttattttcCATCCCTCAAACTCAAAGTCTTCCATTCTCCTTCCCTCCAAAtctccaaacaaagcctaaaagtGAGTGTTTACTTGACTTGAGGTTTTCACAACGAGTTCTTGGAATTCCTCAATTAAGAGTTGATGATCAGACCGATATTTTGTTTGGAGTAGTGTCATTACCCTAATGGTCTTTGCAAAGAATTAA belongs to Medicago truncatula cultivar Jemalong A17 chromosome 6, MtrunA17r5.0-ANR, whole genome shotgun sequence and includes:
- the LOC11412287 gene encoding UPF0481 protein At3g47200 translates to MSSSCLVNDINAMLHTAHPPSTDECCIYKVPYVIRRHNKDAYTPKVVSIGPFHHGHPQLQNMESQKLIYFKDFLQRTKACLNDLVVYIESILSDFKSCYSETLPFSHDELVKLILIDSAFIIQLFWTSCYEGELFKPWLGTGIIHDLWLLENQLPFFVIEKIYSLSLTNVPNTMIHSFLKLTIHYFGYYNKSKLDFDKGDISIRHFTDLIRIFHLQHPIESRPSRVVEWIKHLPSATELLEAGVRFKVNTESKCLLDLRFSEGVLEIPQLKVQDSTETLFRNMVALEQCHYPEESYIADYVVVLDYIINTGTDVDILVRRDILDNMLGESSDSVANRFNGICKNVVYSNISSQFSIIGKEINAFCSNPWNKLKATLRRDYGKTPWQTAASIAGIVLLALTLLQTVCSCK